In one Sebaldella sp. S0638 genomic region, the following are encoded:
- the hpf gene encoding ribosome hibernation-promoting factor, HPF/YfiA family, which translates to MNIIISGRRLEVTEPIKKYAEEKIGRVNKYFEHIMEINVTLSVEKSKVEGEIHKADVLLFGNGLKLKVEMEDKDLYAAIDKATDVLERKVRQHKEKLKDHNKKGTH; encoded by the coding sequence ATGAATATAATAATCAGTGGAAGACGCCTTGAGGTTACTGAACCTATCAAAAAGTATGCTGAGGAAAAAATCGGAAGAGTAAACAAGTATTTTGAACATATTATGGAAATTAACGTTACTCTGTCGGTGGAAAAAAGTAAAGTGGAAGGGGAGATCCATAAAGCAGATGTACTATTGTTCGGAAACGGACTAAAATTAAAAGTGGAAATGGAAGACAAAGATTTGTATGCGGCAATTGATAAAGCGACCGATGTATTGGAGCGTAAAGTTAGACAGCATAAAGAAAAATTGAAAGACCATAATAAAAAAGGAACACATTAA
- a CDS encoding ABC transporter ATP-binding protein translates to MSRILDLKNISKTYETKVEKLEILKNINLELDTGDFISIQGKSGSGKTTLLNILGLLDSPTEGEVIYDGVNVDFKKESLKNTLRNEKIGFVFQFHYLLPEFSALENVMLPALVNKSANKETVRKKAEEYLNMVGLGGRLIHKPSELSGGEKQRVAIARAMINDPAVILADEPTGNLDVDTSQTIHDLFFKINKEKGQAIIIVTHSLELAGITKERFEIKKGKLEKL, encoded by the coding sequence ATGAGTAGAATTTTAGATTTAAAAAATATAAGTAAAACATATGAAACAAAAGTAGAAAAACTGGAGATCCTGAAAAATATCAATCTGGAACTGGATACAGGAGATTTTATCTCTATACAGGGGAAGTCGGGAAGCGGAAAAACAACGCTTTTGAATATTTTGGGACTTCTTGATTCACCTACTGAGGGAGAAGTTATCTATGATGGAGTAAATGTAGATTTCAAAAAAGAAAGTCTTAAAAATACTCTGAGAAATGAAAAAATAGGATTTGTATTTCAGTTTCATTATCTGCTTCCGGAGTTTTCGGCTTTGGAGAATGTGATGCTTCCTGCACTGGTAAATAAAAGTGCAAATAAGGAGACTGTGAGAAAAAAAGCAGAGGAATATCTGAATATGGTAGGTCTCGGCGGCAGACTCATACATAAGCCTTCTGAGCTTTCAGGAGGGGAAAAGCAAAGGGTGGCAATAGCAAGAGCAATGATAAATGATCCCGCGGTAATACTCGCAGATGAGCCTACAGGAAACCTTGATGTGGATACTAGTCAGACGATACATGATCTTTTTTTTAAGATAAATAAAGAAAAAGGACAGGCAATTATTATAGTTACACATAGTTTGGAGCTGGCGGGTATTACAAAGGAAAGATTCGAAATAAAAAAAGGAAAATTGGAAAAGTTATAA
- a CDS encoding ABC transporter permease has protein sequence MVELFIAVRHLKERKFQSIFSILGVAISVTVLMVSLTVSNGLEKNMLKSLLTLNPHIILTKGNGDVAEDYMDVKKKIEEINGVKGVIPKYAAQAIVKTDEYAKGVLANGMPNEDLEKTIDLKMVSGEKSLPELNSAIIGEEMAYEFGGLKVGDEIKVLTTENKEVRFKISGIFKTGYYEYDRNLLIIPLQTMQILQERGEVISEIDVMLNNPKDAESVKQKIEKLGFNYQVNTWGEQNQQLLNAVKFEKFVLVSLLLLIVIIACFAVSVILNMVVREKIRDIGILRSIGYSGKMIKKIFTIEGIIIGVCGIISTFAMVPLVLFVLDKLFNKVVSNTYYLDKLPLSITLKEIGLIYLVTIIIVYLSTLYPSYRASKLNPVEALKHE, from the coding sequence ATGGTAGAGTTATTTATAGCGGTCAGACACTTAAAGGAGAGAAAATTTCAAAGTATATTTTCCATACTGGGTGTAGCAATATCAGTAACAGTGCTTATGGTTTCGCTGACCGTTTCAAATGGTCTGGAAAAGAATATGCTGAAATCCCTGCTTACCTTGAACCCCCATATTATTCTGACTAAGGGAAACGGTGATGTTGCTGAGGATTATATGGATGTTAAGAAAAAAATAGAAGAAATAAACGGAGTAAAAGGTGTAATTCCTAAATATGCGGCACAGGCCATCGTAAAAACCGATGAATATGCAAAGGGAGTTTTAGCTAACGGGATGCCTAATGAAGATTTGGAAAAGACTATAGATCTGAAAATGGTGTCCGGGGAAAAATCTCTTCCTGAACTGAATTCAGCAATAATAGGTGAAGAAATGGCCTATGAATTCGGCGGGCTTAAAGTAGGGGACGAGATAAAAGTTCTTACTACTGAAAATAAAGAAGTAAGATTTAAGATAAGCGGGATATTCAAAACCGGCTATTATGAATATGACAGAAATCTTCTGATAATACCATTACAGACTATGCAGATATTACAGGAAAGAGGAGAAGTTATTTCCGAAATAGACGTTATGCTGAATAACCCTAAAGATGCGGAATCTGTAAAGCAGAAAATAGAAAAATTAGGCTTTAATTATCAGGTAAATACATGGGGTGAACAGAATCAGCAGCTGCTTAATGCGGTGAAATTTGAGAAATTCGTACTTGTGTCATTGCTGCTGCTTATTGTGATAATAGCGTGTTTTGCGGTTTCTGTAATATTGAACATGGTAGTAAGAGAAAAAATAAGAGATATTGGTATATTACGTTCTATAGGTTACAGCGGAAAAATGATAAAAAAGATTTTTACTATAGAAGGTATAATAATCGGGGTCTGCGGTATTATTTCCACATTTGCAATGGTGCCTCTGGTGTTGTTTGTATTGGATAAGCTTTTTAATAAAGTGGTGTCAAACACTTATTACCTTGATAAACTTCCGCTTTCCATAACACTTAAGGAAATAGGGCTTATTTATCTGGTAACAATTATAATAGTGTATTTATCGACACTTTATCCTTCTTACAGAGCTTCAAAACTAAACCCGGTGGAGGCGTTAAAACATGAGTAG